Within Methanocella sp., the genomic segment CGATATGTTGGAGGCCGACAGGTAATCGACGCCTTTCTTGCCCCATGGTATGCTCAGTAAGGACTTGATCCCCGCCCGGTTTCGCACGGCCGACGACATGGCCACGTTGATAGTGTTACGCTCTATGGCGTTCTCTACCGGGACGAGCCGACCCTTCAGGATCACGCTCTTGTAGTCCGTGAAGGCCTCGTCATGCCAGTCCACTTCGATAGTGACGTCGGCGTTCCTGCTCATGAGGTCCATCTTTTTACCCGTCGTAGTAAAGTGAAAGTACATCGTATCGCCGAAGTAGTAGTATTCCATCGGGAGCGTGTATGGATAAGGCTCGTCGTGGAACGTGATGCGGCAGATTAGCTGGTCGCGCAGGAGCCCGTCCATTTCCCGGTGCGTCATGTCGGGCAGGTCAAACTTCTTTATCTCGTATTCCTTAGGTAGCGGTTCTTGCATGCCGAACACCATTTGTCATGATGAGTCGTATCGATAAAACCGG encodes:
- a CDS encoding pyridoxamine 5'-phosphate oxidase family protein, giving the protein MQEPLPKEYEIKKFDLPDMTHREMDGLLRDQLICRITFHDEPYPYTLPMEYYYFGDTMYFHFTTTGKKMDLMSRNADVTIEVDWHDEAFTDYKSVILKGRLVPVENAIERNTINVAMSSAVRNRAGIKSLLSIPWGKKGVDYLSASNISLKLLKLDVREMSGKKAH